One stretch of Alcaligenes aquatilis DNA includes these proteins:
- the queA gene encoding tRNA preQ1(34) S-adenosylmethionine ribosyltransferase-isomerase QueA, with translation MSIDPSLTIAQFDYELPPDLIAQSPPAQRQGSRLLHLDSASQLHDRQFTDLPSLLRKGDLLVFNDTRVIKARLHGQKSSGGKVEVLIERVTGPDTALAHIRASKSPKPGTLLELAEGRVLADCTGREDALFALRFHEPVLDMLEQYGATPLPPYITHAADEQDDSRYQTVYARHPGAVAAPTAGLHFTDDMLATLREQGVDQAFVTLHVGAGTFQPVRVDNISEHVMHAERYHVPAATLTKIEATRAAGGRVIAVGTTSVRSLESAASKEPGMNQRCADGSIEGDTRLFITPGFQYQWVDALITNFHLPQSTLLMLVSALAGIEPIQRAYQHAVQSRYRFFSYGDAMFIEPPTP, from the coding sequence ATGAGCATCGACCCCTCTTTAACTATCGCCCAGTTCGACTACGAGCTTCCCCCTGATCTGATCGCTCAAAGCCCGCCGGCCCAGCGCCAGGGCAGCCGTTTGCTGCATCTGGACAGTGCCAGCCAATTGCATGACCGCCAATTCACCGACCTGCCCAGCCTGCTGCGCAAGGGTGACCTGCTGGTCTTTAACGACACGCGCGTCATCAAGGCCCGCCTGCACGGCCAAAAAAGCAGCGGCGGCAAGGTGGAAGTGCTGATCGAGCGCGTGACCGGCCCTGATACGGCCCTGGCCCATATCCGCGCTAGCAAATCTCCCAAACCCGGCACCTTGCTGGAACTGGCCGAAGGCCGCGTACTGGCCGACTGCACCGGACGGGAAGACGCCTTGTTTGCCCTGCGCTTTCACGAGCCTGTGCTGGACATGCTGGAGCAGTACGGCGCAACACCTCTGCCGCCCTACATTACCCACGCGGCCGATGAACAGGACGACTCGCGCTACCAGACTGTCTACGCCCGTCACCCCGGTGCCGTAGCCGCCCCCACAGCAGGCCTGCACTTTACCGACGACATGCTGGCCACCTTGCGCGAGCAAGGCGTGGACCAGGCCTTTGTGACCTTGCACGTGGGTGCAGGCACGTTCCAGCCTGTGCGCGTGGACAATATCAGCGAGCACGTCATGCACGCCGAACGCTACCACGTCCCCGCCGCTACCCTGACCAAGATTGAAGCCACCCGCGCTGCTGGTGGCCGCGTCATTGCCGTGGGCACCACCAGCGTGCGTTCGCTGGAATCTGCCGCCAGCAAAGAGCCCGGCATGAACCAGCGCTGCGCCGATGGCAGCATTGAAGGCGACACGCGTCTCTTTATTACCCCCGGCTTCCAGTACCAGTGGGTAGATGCGCTGATCACCAACTTTCATTTGCCCCAGTCCACCTTGCTGATGCTGGTATCGGCTCTGGCGGGGATCGAACCCATACAACGTGCCTACCAGCACGCCGTCCAATCCCGGTATCGCTTCTTTAGTTACGGCGATGCTATGTTCATTGAGCCCCCTACCCCATGA
- the tgt gene encoding tRNA guanosine(34) transglycosylase Tgt: protein MSGLKFDLLSTDGGARRGQITLNHGVVQTPIFMPVGTYGSVKAMMPHELNEIGSQIILGNTFHLWLRPGTEVMDKYQGLHNFMQWDKPILTDSGGFQVFSLKGMRKITEEGVKFASPITGERLFLTPEVSMQIQYSLNSDISMVFDECTPYLIDDRPATHDEAAKSMRMSLRWARRSREEFKRLTNPNALFGIVQGGMYEDLRDESLAGLTDIGFEGYAIGGLSVGEPKEDMMRILAHTTPKLPTNAPRYLMGVGTPEDLVEGVSQGVDMFDCVMPTRNARNGWLFTRYGDIKIRNARYRDDTRPLDPSCTCHTCQHFSRGYLHHLQRSNEITGSRLNTLHNLHFYLQIMQEMRDAIEQKRFAAWREQFHQDRARGIE, encoded by the coding sequence ATGAGTGGACTGAAGTTTGACCTTTTAAGCACCGATGGCGGCGCTCGCCGTGGCCAGATCACCCTGAACCACGGTGTGGTGCAGACCCCCATCTTCATGCCGGTAGGCACGTATGGCAGCGTCAAGGCCATGATGCCGCACGAGTTGAACGAGATTGGCTCGCAGATCATTTTGGGTAACACCTTTCACCTGTGGCTGCGTCCAGGCACGGAAGTCATGGACAAGTACCAGGGCCTGCATAACTTCATGCAGTGGGACAAGCCCATCCTGACGGATTCGGGCGGTTTTCAGGTGTTCAGCCTGAAAGGCATGCGTAAAATTACCGAGGAAGGGGTGAAATTTGCCTCCCCCATCACCGGCGAGCGCCTGTTTCTGACACCTGAAGTGTCCATGCAAATCCAGTACTCCTTGAACTCCGACATTTCCATGGTGTTCGACGAGTGCACTCCCTACCTGATTGATGATCGCCCCGCTACGCATGATGAAGCGGCCAAATCCATGCGTATGTCTCTGCGCTGGGCGCGTCGTTCGCGCGAGGAATTCAAGCGTCTGACCAACCCCAATGCCCTGTTTGGTATTGTGCAAGGCGGCATGTACGAAGATTTGCGCGACGAATCCCTGGCGGGTCTGACCGACATCGGCTTTGAAGGCTACGCCATTGGTGGCCTGTCCGTAGGCGAGCCCAAAGAAGACATGATGCGCATTCTGGCGCACACCACACCCAAACTGCCCACCAACGCCCCCCGCTATCTCATGGGGGTCGGTACGCCAGAAGATCTGGTGGAAGGGGTCAGTCAGGGTGTGGACATGTTTGACTGCGTGATGCCCACCCGCAACGCCCGCAATGGCTGGCTTTTTACGCGCTACGGCGACATCAAAATTCGCAATGCCCGCTACCGTGACGACACACGCCCGCTGGACCCAAGCTGCACTTGCCATACGTGTCAGCATTTCTCACGGGGCTACTTGCATCATTTGCAGCGTTCCAATGAAATTACCGGCTCGCGTTTGAATACCTTGCACAACCTGCATTTCTATCTGCAGATCATGCAAGAGATGCGTGATGCCATTGAGCAAAAGCGTTTTGCGGCCTGGCGCGAGCAATTCCACCAGGATCGAGCACGCGGCATTGAATGA
- the yajC gene encoding preprotein translocase subunit YajC, which translates to MSAVDILTLIPAQAAAGGENALMGMLPIILMFVVLYFLMIRPQMKRQKEHRNLVSNLAKGDEVITSGGLLGKVSKVHDNYLTVEVANLTDKPVEVLVQRVAVTTVLPKGTIKSL; encoded by the coding sequence ATGTCCGCTGTTGACATTCTGACTCTCATCCCCGCCCAGGCAGCTGCCGGCGGCGAAAATGCCTTGATGGGCATGCTGCCCATCATCTTGATGTTCGTTGTGCTGTACTTCTTGATGATTCGCCCTCAAATGAAGCGTCAGAAAGAGCACCGCAATCTGGTGTCCAACCTGGCCAAAGGCGACGAAGTCATCACCTCCGGCGGTTTGCTGGGCAAAGTCAGCAAAGTTCACGACAACTACCTGACCGTTGAAGTGGCCAACCTGACCGACAAGCCTGTTGAAGTTCTGGTCCAACGCGTGGCCGTTACGACTGTTCTGCCTAAAGGCACCATCAAGTCGCTGTAA
- the secD gene encoding protein translocase subunit SecD, with the protein MNRYPLWKYVIVLVALAIGLIYTLPNLFGESPAVQVSSAKSTVRLETSLISHVEALLKQNNIPTTGSYFEQNGPNATARFRFESTDVQLKAKDLIERELNKDSTATAPDYTVALNLVSASPAWLTALGAHPMHLGLDLRGGVHFLLQVDMQGALQARYDSMVADARSVLREAKVPVGTIERDGQSLRMDFASAEDRDRAQSEMRRAMPDLEFIPAGDSGLTARLTETATIQVQTNALTQNITTLHNRINELGVAEPVIQQQGSDRIVVQLPGVQDVAKAKEILGRTATLELRMVEDSPAAVAALNSGTVPFGLERYTERGGAPLLLRRQVILTGENLQDAQPGRDSQTQQPTVNLTLDNKGSRIFRDITRNNINKRMAIVLFENGVGEVVTAPVIRSEIPNGQVQISGSMNAQEAADISLLLRAGSLAAPMSIIEERTIGPSLGADNIRQGFNATLYGFIAIAIFIMLYYHLIGLFSTIGLTFNVLLLLAVLSMLQATLTLPGIAAIALTLGMAIDANVLINERIREELRNGASPQQAIHQGFDRAWATIFDSNLTSLIVGVALLAFGSGPIRGFAVVHVIGILTSMFSSVVGVRALVNLWYGNRRRLQGISIGQVWKPQDKK; encoded by the coding sequence ATGAATCGTTATCCCCTCTGGAAATATGTCATCGTCTTGGTCGCGCTGGCGATCGGCCTGATCTATACCTTGCCCAATCTGTTTGGTGAGTCTCCTGCTGTCCAGGTTTCCAGCGCCAAATCCACGGTCCGGCTTGAAACCAGCCTGATCAGCCATGTTGAAGCGCTGCTCAAGCAAAACAATATTCCTACGACGGGCTCGTATTTTGAGCAAAACGGACCCAACGCCACCGCGCGTTTCCGTTTTGAGTCCACCGATGTTCAGCTCAAAGCCAAAGATCTGATCGAGCGTGAGCTGAACAAGGACTCCACAGCGACCGCTCCCGACTACACCGTCGCTCTGAACCTGGTGTCCGCGTCGCCAGCCTGGCTGACCGCATTGGGCGCGCACCCCATGCACCTGGGCCTGGACTTGCGCGGCGGCGTTCACTTTCTGCTGCAAGTCGATATGCAGGGCGCACTGCAAGCCCGCTACGACTCCATGGTGGCTGATGCCCGCAGCGTGCTGCGCGAAGCCAAAGTACCTGTCGGGACCATCGAGCGCGATGGCCAGTCCCTGCGTATGGACTTTGCCTCGGCTGAGGATCGCGACCGCGCCCAGTCCGAAATGCGCCGCGCCATGCCTGATCTGGAGTTCATTCCTGCCGGCGATAGCGGCTTGACCGCTCGTTTGACGGAAACCGCCACCATCCAGGTGCAGACCAACGCGCTGACACAAAACATCACCACCTTACACAACCGCATCAACGAGCTGGGCGTGGCCGAACCCGTTATTCAACAACAGGGTTCGGACCGCATCGTGGTTCAGTTGCCCGGGGTACAGGATGTAGCGAAAGCCAAAGAAATTCTGGGCCGTACCGCCACGCTGGAACTGCGCATGGTGGAAGACTCCCCCGCTGCCGTTGCCGCGTTGAACTCGGGCACCGTGCCCTTTGGCCTGGAGCGCTACACCGAACGTGGCGGTGCTCCTTTGCTGCTGCGCCGTCAGGTCATCCTGACCGGTGAGAACCTGCAGGACGCCCAGCCTGGCCGCGACTCGCAAACCCAGCAGCCCACCGTCAACCTGACTCTGGACAACAAGGGCTCGCGTATTTTCCGCGACATTACCCGCAACAACATCAACAAGCGCATGGCCATTGTGCTGTTTGAAAACGGCGTGGGTGAAGTGGTGACAGCTCCGGTTATCCGCAGCGAAATTCCTAACGGCCAGGTACAGATCAGCGGCAGCATGAATGCTCAGGAAGCCGCCGACATTTCCCTGCTGTTGCGTGCCGGTTCGCTGGCCGCCCCCATGAGCATCATTGAAGAGCGCACGATTGGCCCAAGCCTGGGTGCCGACAATATTCGCCAAGGCTTTAACGCCACGCTGTACGGCTTTATTGCGATTGCCATCTTCATCATGCTGTATTACCACTTGATTGGCCTGTTCTCCACCATTGGCCTGACCTTCAACGTGCTTTTGCTGCTGGCTGTGCTGTCCATGCTGCAAGCGACTTTGACCTTGCCCGGTATTGCGGCCATTGCCTTGACACTGGGTATGGCCATTGACGCCAACGTGCTGATCAACGAGCGTATCCGCGAAGAATTACGCAATGGCGCCTCACCGCAACAAGCCATTCACCAGGGCTTTGATCGTGCCTGGGCCACTATTTTCGACTCCAACCTGACCAGTCTGATTGTGGGTGTTGCTTTGCTGGCCTTTGGCTCGGGCCCCATCCGTGGTTTTGCGGTGGTACACGTGATCGGCATTCTGACCTCCATGTTCTCTTCGGTGGTTGGGGTCCGTGCCCTGGTCAATCTCTGGTATGGCAACCGTCGTCGCCTGCAAGGGATTTCTATCGGCCAGGTCTGGAAGCCACAGGACAAGAAGTAA
- the secF gene encoding protein translocase subunit SecF has product MEFFRIHRTIPFMRHALVLNLISFLTFIAAVVFIILRGFHLSIEFTGGTVIEVHYQQTVQVEDVRRSVQSLGYTDFQVQNFGTSQDIMIRLPVLDGQDSTQQSEQVLQALKQQHSDVELRRVEFVGPQVGQELLNNGLMALAFVVAGILLYLGFRFEWKLALACALANLHDVVIILGFFAFFQWEFSLSVLAGVLAVLGYSVNESVVVMDRIRENFRKQRKMSVSEIIDLSITQNISRTIITHGSTQMMVLSIFFFGGPTLHNFSLALTIGIWFGIYSSVFVAAAISMWLGVKREDLVKPIKKDEGGEVVEG; this is encoded by the coding sequence ATGGAATTTTTTCGTATTCACCGCACTATCCCGTTCATGCGCCATGCTTTGGTGCTGAACCTGATCAGTTTTCTGACGTTTATCGCAGCGGTCGTTTTCATTATCTTGCGCGGCTTTCACCTGTCCATCGAATTTACCGGTGGTACGGTCATCGAAGTGCACTATCAGCAAACTGTACAGGTTGAGGATGTGCGCCGCTCGGTTCAGTCTTTGGGCTATACCGATTTTCAGGTGCAGAACTTTGGAACGTCGCAGGACATCATGATCCGCTTGCCCGTTCTGGACGGACAAGATTCGACCCAGCAAAGCGAACAAGTGCTCCAGGCCCTGAAGCAGCAACACTCAGATGTAGAGCTGCGCCGCGTGGAGTTCGTCGGCCCTCAGGTCGGGCAGGAGTTGTTAAATAACGGCTTGATGGCCCTGGCCTTCGTGGTTGCAGGCATCTTGCTGTACCTGGGTTTCCGCTTTGAGTGGAAGCTGGCTTTGGCATGTGCCCTTGCCAACTTGCACGACGTGGTCATCATTCTGGGCTTTTTCGCGTTCTTCCAATGGGAGTTCTCGCTGTCAGTGCTGGCCGGTGTTCTGGCTGTCCTGGGTTACTCGGTGAACGAATCCGTTGTGGTGATGGACCGTATCCGTGAAAACTTCCGCAAGCAGCGCAAGATGTCGGTATCGGAGATTATTGACCTGTCCATTACCCAGAACATCTCGCGTACCATCATCACCCACGGTTCTACCCAGATGATGGTGCTGTCGATTTTCTTCTTCGGTGGCCCCACGCTGCACAACTTCTCGCTGGCGCTGACCATCGGTATCTGGTTTGGTATTTACTCCTCCGTGTTCGTGGCCGCCGCTATTTCCATGTGGCTGGGCGTGAAACGTGAGGACCTGGTCAAGCCAATCAAGAAAGACGAAGGCGGCGAGGTTGTAGAAGGTTAA
- the map gene encoding type I methionyl aminopeptidase, with protein MIKTADEIALMAESGRLLAQVFTHLDQLDLIGMSTMQINDLVESYIVEDLQARPASKGQYGYAYVLNASPNQVVCHGMPSTADVLREGDIVNFDITLEKNDFIADSSKTYMVGQVAPAAQKLVDACYRAMWKGIQAVRPGATLGDVGFAISQYARKNGYSVVRDYCGHGIGREMHEAPEVLHWGTPRTGLRLKEGMVFTIEPMLNQGGHAVQTEKDGWTVRTCDGLLSAQFEHTVAVTESGVRVLTLRPDETIPH; from the coding sequence ATGATCAAGACGGCGGATGAAATTGCCTTGATGGCCGAGTCAGGTCGTTTGTTGGCTCAAGTGTTCACGCACCTGGATCAGTTGGATCTGATTGGCATGAGCACCATGCAGATCAATGATCTGGTCGAGAGCTACATCGTTGAAGATCTGCAAGCCCGGCCCGCCAGCAAAGGGCAGTACGGTTATGCCTATGTTCTGAATGCCTCGCCTAATCAGGTGGTGTGCCACGGTATGCCGTCCACGGCGGATGTGCTCAGAGAGGGAGACATCGTGAACTTCGATATCACCCTGGAGAAGAACGACTTTATTGCGGATTCCAGCAAAACCTACATGGTGGGGCAGGTTGCTCCTGCTGCGCAAAAACTGGTCGATGCCTGCTATAGGGCGATGTGGAAGGGCATACAAGCCGTGCGTCCCGGTGCGACTTTGGGCGATGTAGGATTTGCCATCTCGCAGTACGCACGCAAGAATGGCTACTCCGTTGTGCGCGATTACTGCGGGCATGGCATCGGGCGAGAAATGCACGAAGCGCCCGAGGTCCTGCACTGGGGGACACCGCGGACAGGCTTGAGACTGAAAGAGGGCATGGTGTTCACCATTGAACCTATGCTGAATCAAGGCGGCCATGCGGTGCAAACCGAGAAAGATGGCTGGACCGTACGTACGTGCGATGGCTTGCTGTCGGCACAGTTTGAACACACGGTGGCTGTGACGGAAAGTGGTGTGCGCGTATTGACGTTGCGGCCGGATGAAACCATCCCGCATTAA
- a CDS encoding ParD-like family protein: MGIVNIDDELHDQLRKASTVSCRSINAQAAFWIRMGLLCELNPTLSFNDIVAREMKAAGLGEPAVPLDQMESA; this comes from the coding sequence ATGGGTATCGTGAATATTGATGACGAGCTGCACGATCAGTTACGCAAAGCGAGCACCGTTTCATGTCGCTCCATCAATGCGCAGGCCGCTTTCTGGATACGTATGGGACTGCTGTGCGAACTGAATCCGACCTTGAGCTTTAACGACATTGTTGCTCGTGAAATGAAGGCGGCCGGTTTGGGTGAGCCTGCGGTGCCTCTGGATCAGATGGAGTCAGCATGA
- the miaB gene encoding tRNA (N6-isopentenyl adenosine(37)-C2)-methylthiotransferase MiaB, protein MTDTTISPPASADAATKPARKLFIRTFGCQMNEYDSEKMADILNQDRPVELTTNPEEADIILFNTCSVREKAQEKVFSDLGRVQHLKALNPDLVIGVGGCVASQEGDTIIRRAPYVDVVFGPQTLHRLPELIVKRRNSGRSQVDISFPEIEKFDALPPARVEGYSAFVSIMEGCSKYCSFCVVPYTRGPEVSRPFDDVLMEVADLADQGVREVTLLGQNVNAYRGPTDVAGEIADFAMLLEYVHEIPGIERIRYTTSHPKEMTSRLIAAHGNLPKLVPFLHLPVQAGSDRILAAMKRGYTSLEFKSIVRRLREARPDIVLSSDFIVGFPGETEEDFQKTLKLIRDVNFDQSFSFVYSRRPGTPAADLEDTTTKEEKLDRLHRLQAQINEQAQAISQAMIGSVQRILVEGTSRKDDSELKGRTENNRIINFPGDTRLIGQIVDVHVTQVLTNTLRGEIVTHDRVAGA, encoded by the coding sequence ATGACCGACACCACAATCTCTCCCCCCGCCAGCGCGGACGCTGCCACCAAGCCTGCCCGCAAGCTCTTCATCCGCACCTTTGGCTGTCAGATGAACGAGTACGACTCCGAAAAAATGGCCGACATCCTGAATCAGGATCGCCCTGTGGAGTTAACCACCAACCCCGAAGAAGCAGACATCATCCTGTTCAATACCTGTTCGGTGCGCGAGAAAGCGCAAGAAAAGGTGTTCTCGGATCTGGGCCGGGTTCAGCATCTGAAAGCGCTCAACCCTGATCTGGTGATTGGTGTGGGTGGCTGTGTCGCCAGTCAGGAAGGCGACACGATTATTCGCCGTGCTCCCTACGTGGACGTGGTGTTCGGGCCACAGACCTTGCACCGCCTGCCCGAGCTGATCGTCAAGCGACGCAACAGTGGCCGCTCGCAAGTGGACATCAGCTTTCCGGAAATCGAAAAATTCGACGCCCTGCCCCCAGCACGTGTGGAGGGATACTCGGCCTTTGTGTCCATCATGGAAGGTTGCAGCAAATACTGCAGCTTCTGCGTGGTGCCCTATACTCGTGGCCCCGAGGTCTCCCGCCCCTTTGACGACGTCCTGATGGAAGTGGCCGATCTGGCCGACCAGGGTGTGCGTGAAGTCACACTGCTGGGCCAGAATGTGAACGCCTACCGTGGCCCGACCGACGTCGCGGGCGAGATTGCCGACTTTGCCATGCTGCTGGAATACGTACACGAGATCCCCGGTATCGAGCGCATTCGTTACACCACCTCGCACCCCAAGGAAATGACCTCGCGCCTGATCGCCGCGCACGGTAACCTGCCCAAACTGGTGCCCTTCCTGCACTTGCCCGTACAGGCCGGCAGCGACCGTATTCTGGCTGCAATGAAACGCGGCTACACTTCGCTGGAGTTCAAATCCATCGTGCGTCGCCTGCGCGAAGCCCGCCCAGACATTGTCTTGTCCTCGGACTTTATCGTGGGCTTTCCCGGTGAGACTGAAGAAGATTTCCAGAAAACACTGAAGCTGATTCGCGATGTGAATTTCGACCAGTCTTTCTCTTTTGTATATTCCCGTCGCCCCGGTACGCCTGCCGCTGACCTGGAAGACACCACCACCAAAGAGGAAAAGCTGGACCGCCTGCATCGCTTGCAAGCGCAAATCAACGAGCAGGCACAGGCCATCAGCCAGGCCATGATTGGCAGCGTGCAACGCATTCTGGTCGAAGGCACCTCGCGCAAAGACGACTCGGAACTGAAAGGCCGTACCGAAAACAACCGCATCATCAACTTCCCCGGCGATACTCGCCTGATCGGACAAATTGTGGATGTGCATGTGACCCAAGTACTGACCAACACCCTGCGCGGAGAAATTGTGACCCATGACCGGGTTGCAGGAGCCTAA
- a CDS encoding PhoH family protein: MTSQRRRMPTALRLDGDNTHLANLCGPLDENIKQIAIAYGVTLRRRGSHVSIEGERADEAAKAIDWFHSRAVHRALNIDDIQLGLVELGASRSHEKEDKPEPLPELPPVGQEEISLRTAKRDLRPRTPGQREYLRNILSNDINFGVGPAGTGKTWLAVACAIDALEREAVHRLVLTRPAVEAGERLGFLPGDLAQKVDPYLRPLYDALYDLMGVEKVQRLFEKQVIEIAPLAYMRGRTLNHAFVILDEAQNTTPEQMKMFLTRIGFGSKAVITGDPTQVDLPKGQRSGLNHAVQVLENVQGISCSRFNSRDVVRHPLVARIVDAYERAGDA; the protein is encoded by the coding sequence ATGACTAGCCAACGCCGCCGCATGCCCACTGCCTTGCGTCTGGATGGAGACAATACCCATCTGGCCAATCTGTGTGGCCCTTTGGACGAAAACATCAAGCAAATTGCCATTGCCTACGGGGTCACCTTGCGTCGGCGTGGCAGCCATGTTTCGATTGAAGGCGAGCGCGCGGACGAAGCCGCCAAGGCCATTGACTGGTTCCATTCGCGTGCCGTACACCGTGCGCTGAATATCGACGATATTCAATTGGGCCTGGTCGAGCTGGGTGCCAGTCGTAGCCACGAAAAAGAGGACAAACCCGAGCCCCTGCCCGAGCTGCCCCCCGTAGGTCAGGAAGAAATTTCCCTGCGGACCGCCAAGCGCGACCTGCGTCCTCGCACACCCGGCCAACGCGAATACCTGCGCAATATTCTAAGCAACGACATCAACTTCGGCGTCGGTCCGGCCGGTACCGGAAAAACCTGGCTGGCAGTGGCCTGCGCCATTGATGCTCTGGAGCGCGAAGCCGTCCACCGTCTAGTGCTGACACGGCCCGCCGTAGAAGCCGGTGAGCGTCTGGGGTTTTTGCCCGGCGATCTGGCCCAAAAAGTAGACCCCTATCTGCGGCCACTGTACGACGCGCTCTACGACTTGATGGGCGTGGAAAAAGTACAGCGTCTGTTCGAGAAGCAAGTCATCGAGATCGCACCACTGGCCTATATGCGCGGCCGCACCCTGAACCACGCTTTTGTGATTCTGGACGAAGCCCAGAACACCACACCGGAACAAATGAAAATGTTCCTGACCCGCATCGGTTTTGGCAGCAAGGCCGTAATTACCGGCGACCCCACCCAGGTGGACTTGCCCAAAGGCCAGCGCAGTGGTTTGAATCACGCCGTCCAGGTACTGGAAAACGTGCAGGGTATTTCCTGCTCGCGTTTCAACAGCCGCGATGTGGTGCGTCACCCCCTGGTGGCGCGAATTGTGGACGCCTACGAGCGAGCCGGTGATGCCTGA
- the ybeY gene encoding rRNA maturation RNase YbeY, whose amino-acid sequence MPDLSLSVQYAVDCPELSRSRIRRWMQRTIDMAVERTHPEDRFTALSATLRIVDTEEGQSLNLSYRERDYATNVLTFEYGQDEDGVVSGDIVLCLPVLEREAQEQQKPFLHHAAHLVVHGCLHSLGYDHLEEDEAKDMEALETAILASFHIPNPYEER is encoded by the coding sequence ATGCCTGATCTGTCCCTGAGCGTCCAGTACGCTGTTGATTGCCCCGAGCTAAGCCGCTCCCGTATCCGCCGCTGGATGCAGCGCACCATTGACATGGCCGTTGAACGCACCCACCCCGAGGATCGCTTCACCGCCCTGTCCGCCACCTTGCGCATTGTGGATACCGAAGAAGGCCAAAGCCTGAACCTAAGTTACCGGGAACGCGACTACGCCACCAATGTGCTGACTTTTGAATATGGTCAGGACGAAGACGGTGTGGTCAGCGGCGATATCGTGCTTTGCCTGCCAGTGCTGGAACGTGAAGCCCAGGAACAGCAGAAACCATTTCTGCATCACGCAGCCCACCTGGTCGTGCACGGCTGTCTGCACTCCCTGGGCTACGACCACCTTGAAGAGGATGAGGCCAAAGACATGGAAGCACTGGAAACTGCAATCCTGGCCAGTTTTCACATCCCCAATCCCTATGAAGAGCGCTAG
- a CDS encoding HlyC/CorC family transporter — MSDSAPDPEPRPSKTSSSNPISRLSAFFNRRHEPEDREDLKSVLVAAHARNVIDDESLSMIAGTLDMANKTVADIMVPRSKIDMLDIAKPLTEMLPIIIETGHSRFPIYETERDNIIGILLAKDLLLSIANPTLDLRPLIRPAVFIPETKRLNVLLHEFRGSRNHLAVVIDEHGGTAGLVTMEDVLEQIVGDIEDEYDEDAEQTIFQAGPDSWRVMALTEIPDFNEAFHTRLPNDDFDTVGGWLASELGHIPRRGDVAQLDGISITVVRADAKRALWLHVQRATPAEPDLEQS; from the coding sequence ATGTCAGACTCTGCTCCCGACCCCGAGCCCCGTCCTTCAAAGACCAGCTCAAGCAATCCCATCTCTCGCTTAAGTGCTTTTTTCAATCGGCGTCACGAACCCGAAGACCGAGAAGACCTTAAGTCTGTCTTGGTTGCGGCCCACGCCCGCAACGTTATCGACGACGAATCGCTGTCCATGATTGCCGGCACGTTGGACATGGCCAACAAAACCGTGGCCGATATCATGGTGCCACGATCCAAAATCGATATGCTGGACATCGCCAAACCGTTGACCGAGATGCTGCCCATCATTATTGAGACGGGCCACAGTCGCTTTCCGATCTACGAGACAGAACGCGACAACATCATCGGTATTTTGCTGGCCAAGGACTTGCTGCTCTCGATTGCCAATCCCACGCTGGATTTGCGACCGCTGATCCGTCCTGCCGTATTTATCCCCGAGACCAAGCGCCTGAACGTCTTGCTGCACGAGTTCCGTGGCAGCCGCAACCATCTGGCCGTCGTGATTGACGAGCACGGCGGTACGGCAGGCCTGGTCACCATGGAAGATGTGCTGGAACAGATTGTGGGCGACATCGAAGATGAATACGATGAGGACGCCGAGCAGACTATCTTCCAGGCCGGCCCCGACAGTTGGCGTGTCATGGCACTGACTGAAATTCCCGATTTCAACGAAGCATTCCATACCAGGCTTCCTAACGACGACTTCGATACAGTCGGTGGTTGGCTGGCATCCGAATTAGGGCACATCCCTCGCCGGGGCGATGTGGCCCAACTCGATGGCATCAGCATCACCGTTGTACGCGCCGACGCCAAGCGAGCCTTATGGTTGCACGTTCAGCGAGCCACACCCGCCGAGCCCGATCTTGAACAAAGCTGA